One Ctenopharyngodon idella isolate HZGC_01 chromosome 9, HZGC01, whole genome shotgun sequence DNA window includes the following coding sequences:
- the LOC127518707 gene encoding uncharacterized protein LOC127518707, with protein MTAPAPSPEDLFMPIMAFAIMCVWATHTSTLVPESAPDSAPAHEPAPAHEPTPGSVAMATEPEEPEPPWPPKQPALPWPPEWLAPPWPPDRSAPPWPPDRSAPPWPPDRSAPPWPPKLPNLPWPPEQLTPPSPPELPVPPWPLSSLLRPGGSRSTCTVTHLGLQDAHSPSPVVPSTARGHAYWEGEVMSLSLSVSPSPNSTSQHPSGSSPALHFQSMITTSCHSSSAPFIRSSLTSLTVGSRQWKAPRLWMSTTSLSTPMSSSTTLLPVINLTLCFRIVLHVRYSPVAPTSSPGSLHSPALRRLHARWLLDLLAKKQRE; from the coding sequence ATGACGGCTCCAGCTCCTAGCCCAGAGGACCTCTTCATGCCTATCATGGCGTTTGCAATTATGTGTGTCTGGGCAACACACACCTCGACACTAGTCCCCGAgtcagctccagactccgctccagcccacgagcccgctccagcgcACGAGCCCACTCCAGGTTCCGTGGCTATGGCCACGGAACCCGAAGAACCTGAACCCCCATGGCCTCCCAAACAGCCAGCTCTACCGTGGCCTCCCGAGTGGCTTGCACCTCCATGGCCTCCCGACCGGTCAGCACCTCCATGGCCTCCCGACCGGTCAGCACCTCCATGGCCTCCCGACCGGTCAGCACCTCCATGGCCTCCCAAACTGCCTAACCTGCCTTGGCCCCCTGAACAGCTGACACCGCCTTCGCCCCCTGAGCTTCCCGTGCCTCCATGGCCCCTGAGTTCCCTGCTCCGTCCTGGAGGCAGCAGATCTACCTGCACCGTCACTCACCTAGGACTCCAGGACGCCCACTCTCCCTCCCCGGTTGTTCCTTCTACGGCGCGAGGTCACGCCTATTGGGAGGGAGAAGTAATGTCACTGTCACTGTCTGTCTCACCTTCCCCGAACTCCacttcccagcatccctctggttcctcacctgcactccaTTTCCAATCAATGATCACTACCAGCTGCCACTCATCTTCTGCACCATTCATAAGGTCCTCACTCACTTCACTCACTGTCGGGTCTCGTCAATGGAAAGCACCACGTCTATGGATGAGCACAACGTCACTGTCTACTCCTATGTCAAGCTCCACGACCCTCTTACCTGTGATCAACCTTACCTTGTGTTTCCGGATCGTCTTACATGTGCGCTACTCACCAGTTGCTCCCACCAGCAGTCCTGGTTCTCTGCATTCCCCTGCTCTCCGTCGTCTCCATGCTCGTTGGTTACTGGATCTCCTGGCAAAGAAACAAAGAGAGTAG